From a region of the Asterias amurensis chromosome 2, ASM3211899v1 genome:
- the LOC139950787 gene encoding EF-hand calcium-binding domain-containing protein 10-like translates to MAVPRQSEAQEYIEKQRIMELFDNITAQLVFHRPDNPKTFMIDYVEKLKESRTTQLDFPCLFDESNIESVFGMLDPTKKGFITSEQYKESTQTLGCDNVDPSPAGSDMDMITQDTFRREVKTGLKKASATFEQV, encoded by the exons ATGGCTGTTCCAAGACAAAGTGAAGCTCAGGAGTACATAGAGAAGCAGAGAATAATGGAACTGTTTGATAACATTACAGCTCAGCTTGTTTTTCATAGACCAG ATAATCCCAAGACCTTCATGATTGACTATGTGGAGAAACTTAAAGAATCCAGAACAACGCAACTTGACTTCCCGTGTCTGTTTGACGAGTCCAATATTGAGTCTGTTTTTGGAATGCTGGATCCGACTAAGAAAGGATTCATAACATCAGAACAGTACAAAGAAT CAACCCAAACTCTTGGCTGTGATAATGTTGATCCCAGTCCAGCTGGCTCCGACATGGACATGATTACACAAGATACCTTCAGAAGAGAAGT AAAAACTGGTTTAAAGAAAGCGTCAGCAACATTTGAGCAAGTTTAG